The Prochlorococcus sp. MIT 1300 genome has a window encoding:
- a CDS encoding response regulator transcription factor — translation MREPIPEKPSSTVSPRLLLVDDEPGLRTAVQAYLEDEGFEVNTAVDGEDGWQKAQELLPDLIISDVMMPRCDGYALLKKLRDDERLGGTPVIFLTAKGMTIDRTQGYQAGVDDYIPKPFDPEELIARVRNVVRRQNRLLAEAAHFADADMGQIARQITEIRSLLAQGDSPQSKEVQLHNFTPREESVLQLVAEGLMNKEIARKLETSIRNVEKYVSRLFNKTGTSSRTELVRYALENKLVK, via the coding sequence ATGAGAGAACCGATCCCTGAAAAGCCCAGTTCGACCGTATCACCAAGGCTTTTATTGGTTGACGATGAACCAGGCCTTCGCACTGCTGTACAAGCCTATCTGGAAGACGAGGGATTCGAGGTTAATACCGCAGTAGATGGCGAAGACGGTTGGCAAAAAGCCCAAGAACTTCTTCCAGATCTAATTATTAGCGACGTAATGATGCCTCGTTGTGATGGATATGCACTTTTAAAAAAGCTAAGAGATGATGAACGCTTAGGAGGCACACCAGTTATCTTCCTTACTGCAAAAGGCATGACAATAGATCGGACTCAAGGATATCAAGCAGGGGTAGATGACTATATTCCTAAACCATTTGACCCAGAAGAATTGATAGCGAGAGTGAGAAATGTAGTGCGAAGACAAAATAGATTACTGGCTGAGGCTGCTCATTTTGCAGATGCAGATATGGGGCAAATTGCAAGACAAATAACAGAAATCCGCTCCTTATTAGCTCAGGGAGACTCTCCTCAATCCAAAGAGGTTCAGCTCCACAACTTCACTCCCCGAGAAGAAAGTGTGCTGCAACTTGTTGCAGAAGGATTAATGAACAAAGAAATAGCCAGGAAATTAGAAACATCCATTAGAAATGTTGAAAAGTATGTCAGCAGATTATTTAATAAAACTGGAACATCTAGCAGAACTGAGCTGGTTCGCTATGCCCTTGAAAATAAATTAGTCAAGTAA
- a CDS encoding RluA family pseudouridine synthase, translating into MNNGWAYSYIVKPVDSGSRVVYLLAKRYGHSSVDEWQGRLDAGEILLNDIVLRQDKIIVVGDNIVWERPPWEEPSIPHKWEVVFDNDDLLVINKPSGLPVMAGGGYLQHTLTTLLKKEAVTKKKLLFPAPVHRLGRFTSGLIICARKPETRALLSAIFRRSTTQSNSIKKVYRALTMINKNLVPGKILELNQPIAENSHPLIGKIWGPPMKESKDYKKDFKGRLLKASSHIKLIERREDADLLEITIKTGRPHQIRIHLAMLGSPLIGDPLYKSHGKIAQNAVPGDGGYLLHAYQLNHLEILGERYSFKANLPKRLIAQR; encoded by the coding sequence ATGAATAATGGCTGGGCCTATAGTTATATAGTAAAACCAGTTGATAGCGGCTCTAGAGTTGTTTACCTATTAGCGAAGAGATATGGCCATTCCTCAGTAGACGAATGGCAAGGCAGACTTGACGCCGGCGAAATCCTTCTAAACGACATAGTATTAAGGCAAGATAAAATAATCGTCGTAGGAGACAATATCGTCTGGGAAAGACCACCATGGGAAGAGCCATCAATTCCTCATAAATGGGAGGTTGTATTTGATAATGATGACCTATTAGTTATTAATAAGCCATCTGGCCTGCCTGTTATGGCTGGTGGTGGCTATTTACAGCACACACTTACTACCCTGCTTAAAAAGGAAGCAGTCACCAAAAAAAAATTATTATTTCCAGCCCCTGTTCATCGACTGGGAAGATTCACTTCAGGCTTAATAATTTGTGCAAGGAAGCCAGAAACACGAGCACTCTTATCCGCGATATTTCGCAGAAGTACAACTCAGAGTAATTCCATCAAGAAGGTATATCGTGCATTAACGATGATCAACAAGAATCTAGTTCCAGGAAAGATATTAGAGTTAAATCAACCAATAGCAGAAAACAGTCATCCTCTCATAGGAAAGATATGGGGACCCCCAATGAAAGAAAGTAAAGACTACAAAAAGGATTTTAAAGGGCGCCTACTTAAAGCCAGTTCACATATAAAGCTTATAGAGCGACGTGAGGACGCAGACCTTTTAGAAATTACTATAAAGACAGGACGACCTCACCAAATTCGCATACACCTAGCAATGCTGGGTTCACCCTTAATAGGAGATCCACTATATAAATCTCATGGAAAAATTGCACAAAATGCTGTACCTGGGGATGGAGGTTATTTATTACATGCCTATCAGCTAAATCACCTTGAAATACTAGGAGAAAGATACTCTTTTAAAGCGAACCTGCCAAAAAGACTAATCGCACAGAGATAA